In a single window of the Aminomonas paucivorans DSM 12260 genome:
- the hypD gene encoding trans-4-hydroxy-L-proline dehydratase: MNERIARLRKESFETRPSISIERALLTTEFYLENGGKYSVPVTRALNFRNLCEKKEIYIGPDDLIVAERGPRPKSVSTFPELNCHSAEDLEILNSRPMTNYAVDPKDIDVYREKVIPYWRGRSMRDRAFAQIPREWMDLYEAGCFTEFMEQRAPGHTVMGGQIYRLGMEDFQAKIAEAQTKLDWLNDPHANERNEELKAMSISCDAAILFARRHAELAEKMAASETNPVRKAELEKIASVCRWVPAHAPRDFWEALQMYWFVHLGTITELNGWDAMSPGHLDQHLAPFYEKGVAEGTLDREKAKELLSCFWIKVNNTPAPPKVGVTAAESGTYNDFTQINLGGLKRDGSDGTSEVSYLVLEVLDELQLLQPQVSVQISGRTPERFLKAAGKVIRRGSGYPSVFNADMVIQEQVRVGKTPEDAREGGTSGCVETGCFGREAYLLHGYLNTPKILELTLHNGVDPLTGKQVGLRTGDLASFRDFEDLYAAFVKQLNHVVDVKIRNDNFLQRMFAAYAPAPFLSVLVEGCIENGRDYYDGGPKYNSDYIQCCGIGTITDSLSVLKKHVFEDRKVALADLVKACDDNWQGHEELRQFVWNKTPFFGNDDDYADSLMQRVYASLFEAIDGKHSPKGPTYHLNMLSTTCHVYFGKKLGATPNGRFALLPESDGTSPSHGADRHGPTAVVKSLGKMDQVKSGGTLLNQRFLPSVLAGEEGIEKLAQLIRTYFRMGGHHIQFNVVDSATLRDAQKSPDQYRDLLVRVAGYSDYFVDLDQYHQEEIIARTAQEEF; encoded by the coding sequence ATGAACGAACGGATCGCACGGTTGCGCAAAGAGAGTTTCGAGACCCGGCCCAGCATTTCCATCGAGCGGGCCCTGCTCACCACGGAGTTCTACCTGGAGAACGGGGGCAAGTATTCCGTCCCCGTGACCCGGGCGCTGAACTTCCGGAACCTCTGCGAGAAGAAGGAGATCTACATCGGTCCCGACGACCTCATCGTGGCCGAGAGGGGACCCCGTCCCAAGTCGGTTTCCACCTTTCCGGAGCTGAACTGCCATTCCGCGGAGGACCTGGAGATCCTCAACTCCCGGCCCATGACGAATTACGCCGTGGACCCTAAGGACATCGACGTCTACCGGGAAAAGGTGATCCCCTACTGGCGGGGACGCTCCATGCGGGACCGGGCCTTTGCCCAGATCCCCCGGGAGTGGATGGACCTCTACGAGGCGGGCTGCTTCACCGAGTTCATGGAGCAGCGGGCCCCGGGACACACCGTCATGGGCGGTCAGATCTACCGCCTGGGCATGGAGGACTTCCAGGCCAAGATCGCCGAGGCCCAGACCAAGCTGGACTGGCTGAACGACCCGCACGCCAACGAGCGCAACGAGGAACTCAAGGCCATGTCCATCTCCTGCGACGCGGCGATCCTCTTCGCCCGGCGCCACGCGGAGCTGGCGGAGAAGATGGCCGCCAGCGAGACGAACCCGGTCCGCAAGGCGGAGCTGGAGAAGATCGCCTCGGTGTGCCGCTGGGTGCCCGCCCACGCCCCCCGGGATTTCTGGGAGGCCCTGCAGATGTACTGGTTCGTCCACCTGGGAACCATCACTGAACTCAACGGCTGGGACGCCATGAGCCCGGGGCACCTGGACCAGCACCTGGCGCCCTTCTATGAGAAGGGCGTCGCGGAGGGCACCCTAGATCGGGAAAAGGCCAAGGAGCTTCTCTCCTGCTTCTGGATCAAGGTCAACAACACCCCCGCACCCCCGAAGGTGGGGGTCACCGCAGCGGAAAGCGGCACCTACAACGACTTCACCCAGATCAACCTGGGGGGGCTGAAGAGGGACGGCTCCGACGGCACCAGCGAGGTGTCCTACCTGGTTCTGGAAGTGTTGGACGAGCTGCAGCTGCTCCAGCCCCAGGTGAGCGTGCAGATCTCCGGCCGCACCCCGGAGCGGTTCCTGAAGGCGGCGGGGAAGGTCATCCGCCGGGGTTCGGGCTACCCCTCCGTGTTCAACGCGGACATGGTGATCCAGGAACAGGTCCGGGTGGGGAAGACCCCCGAGGACGCCCGGGAGGGCGGCACCAGCGGCTGCGTGGAGACGGGCTGCTTCGGCAGGGAGGCCTACCTCCTCCATGGTTACCTGAACACCCCCAAAATCCTGGAGCTGACCCTCCACAACGGGGTGGACCCCCTGACGGGCAAGCAGGTGGGGCTGCGCACGGGAGACCTGGCCTCCTTCCGGGACTTCGAGGACCTTTACGCCGCCTTCGTGAAGCAGCTCAACCACGTGGTGGACGTGAAGATCCGCAACGACAACTTCCTCCAGCGCATGTTCGCCGCCTACGCCCCCGCCCCCTTCCTGTCCGTCCTGGTGGAGGGATGCATCGAAAACGGCCGGGACTACTACGACGGAGGCCCCAAGTACAACAGCGACTACATCCAGTGCTGCGGCATCGGCACCATCACCGACAGCCTGTCGGTGCTGAAGAAGCACGTCTTCGAGGATCGGAAGGTGGCCCTGGCGGACCTGGTGAAGGCCTGCGACGACAACTGGCAGGGGCACGAGGAGCTGCGCCAGTTCGTGTGGAACAAGACCCCCTTCTTCGGCAACGACGACGACTACGCGGACTCCCTGATGCAGCGGGTGTACGCTTCCCTCTTCGAGGCCATCGACGGGAAGCACTCCCCCAAGGGGCCCACGTATCACCTGAACATGCTGTCCACCACCTGCCACGTGTACTTCGGCAAGAAGCTGGGGGCCACGCCCAACGGCCGGTTCGCCCTCCTGCCCGAGTCCGACGGCACCTCCCCCTCCCATGGGGCGGATCGCCACGGCCCCACGGCGGTGGTGAAGTCCCTGGGCAAGATGGACCAGGTGAAGTCCGGCGGCACCCTGCTGAACCAGCGCTTCCTTCCCTCCGTCCTGGCGGGGGAGGAGGGCATCGAGAAGCTGGCCCAGCTGATCCGTACCTACTTCCGCATGGGAGGGCACCACATCCAGTTCAACGTGGTGGACTCCGCCACCCTGCGGGATGCCCAGAAGAGCCCGGACCAGTACCGGGACCTGCTGGTGCGCGTGGCGGGCTACAGCGACTACTTCGTGGATCTGGATCAGTACCACCAGGAGGAGATCATCGCCCGCACCGCCCAGGAAGAGTTCTAA
- a CDS encoding pyruvate carboxylase subunit B, with protein MAQPLEINGRRAYTRVSDAPPGASRPDSPPAPRNEAPRTAPVPEPTPARNNPFGAAAPRKVGITETALRDAHQSIMATRLRTEDMLPVAEALDEVGYHSLEVWGGATFDACMRFLDEDPWERLRQLRRRIRKTKLQMLLRGQNLVGYRHYADDVVREFVRRAVGNGIDIVRIFDALNDLRNAEVAADQVKKEGAHLQMGISYTTSPVHTLDLFARQAQDMVGMGADSICIKDMAGLLSPMDAAALVSAIKARVDVPVQVHSHYTSGLAAMSYLAGIQAGADVVDCAISPFAMGTSQPATETLVAALQRGPYDTGISLEKLLPVSEHFTRLREKYQGQILGMAGVDINILLYQVPGGMYSNLQSQLKEQGALGRLREVLEEVPRVRREMGYPPLVTPTSQIVGTQATMNVLAGERWKVVPKEVRQVFLGYYGRTPAPVDPQVQKKVLGDEKPIVCRPGELLEPELEAARAEVAPWILQPEDVLSQVLFPAVAKDFLPRKFARTTKQDVGLQTLEGEAAYPV; from the coding sequence ATGGCACAGCCCTTGGAAATCAACGGAAGAAGAGCCTACACCCGAGTGTCCGACGCCCCCCCCGGGGCGTCCCGCCCCGATTCGCCCCCGGCTCCCCGGAACGAGGCGCCGAGGACGGCACCGGTCCCGGAGCCGACCCCGGCGCGGAACAACCCCTTCGGGGCCGCGGCTCCCCGGAAGGTGGGGATCACCGAGACCGCCCTGCGGGATGCCCACCAGTCCATCATGGCCACCCGGCTGCGCACCGAGGACATGCTGCCCGTCGCCGAGGCCCTGGACGAGGTGGGGTACCACTCCCTGGAGGTTTGGGGGGGGGCCACTTTCGACGCCTGCATGCGCTTCCTGGACGAGGACCCCTGGGAGCGGCTGCGGCAACTGCGGAGGCGCATCAGGAAGACCAAGCTCCAGATGCTCCTGCGGGGGCAGAACCTGGTGGGCTACCGACACTACGCAGATGACGTGGTGCGGGAGTTCGTCAGGCGCGCCGTGGGCAACGGCATCGACATCGTCCGGATCTTCGACGCCCTGAACGACCTGCGGAATGCGGAGGTGGCGGCGGATCAGGTGAAGAAGGAGGGAGCCCACCTGCAGATGGGCATCTCCTACACCACCTCCCCGGTGCACACCCTGGACCTCTTCGCCCGGCAGGCCCAGGACATGGTGGGCATGGGGGCGGACTCCATCTGCATCAAGGACATGGCGGGGCTGCTTTCCCCCATGGACGCGGCGGCCCTGGTGTCCGCCATCAAGGCGCGAGTGGACGTGCCCGTGCAGGTACACAGCCACTACACCAGCGGCCTGGCCGCCATGAGCTACCTGGCGGGGATCCAGGCGGGGGCGGACGTGGTGGACTGCGCCATCTCCCCCTTCGCCATGGGCACCAGCCAGCCCGCCACGGAGACCCTGGTGGCGGCCCTCCAGCGGGGCCCCTACGACACGGGGATCTCCCTGGAGAAGCTCCTCCCCGTGTCGGAACACTTCACCCGCCTTCGGGAGAAGTACCAGGGGCAGATCCTGGGCATGGCGGGGGTGGACATCAACATCCTCCTCTACCAGGTGCCCGGGGGCATGTATTCCAACCTCCAGAGCCAGCTCAAGGAACAGGGGGCTCTGGGCCGCCTGAGGGAGGTGCTGGAAGAGGTGCCCCGGGTGCGCCGGGAGATGGGCTACCCCCCCCTGGTGACCCCCACCAGCCAGATCGTGGGAACCCAGGCCACCATGAACGTGCTGGCGGGGGAGCGTTGGAAGGTGGTGCCCAAGGAGGTCCGTCAGGTCTTCCTGGGCTACTATGGCCGCACCCCCGCCCCCGTGGACCCTCAAGTCCAGAAGAAGGTCCTGGGGGACGAAAAGCCGATCGTCTGTCGTCCCGGGGAGCTGTTGGAACCGGAGCTGGAGGCGGCCCGGGCGGAGGTGGCCCCCTGGATCCTCCAGCCCGAGGACGTGTTGTCCCAGGTCCTGTTCCCCGCAGTGGCCAAGGACTTCCTGCCCCGGAAGTTCGCCCGGACCACCAAGCAGGACGTGGGGCTTCAGACCCTGGAGGGAGAGGCGGCCTACCCCGTCTAA
- a CDS encoding glycyl-radical enzyme activating protein, with the protein MTTGIVYDIKKYSIHDGPGIRTTFHLKGCPLSCWWCHNPESQSLLPVVLYRKDRCIGCGRCVESCPHKALSFVNDGVHVDLSRCVGCGVCASVCPSLALELVGRTLTVPELVAEARKDELFYDQSGGGVTFSGGEPLMQPEFLLEVLEACGAAGFHRAVDTCGFAPEETILRVARHTDLFLYDLKHMDPEAHRLYTGVDNVLILSNLRRLDEAGARLNIRVPLIPGINDSPENLDALGRFVASLNHVAGLNLLPYHTAGRSKYPKWGMTYRLEETPPPTEHQVRVAAEALRRQGLEVTIGG; encoded by the coding sequence ATGACCACGGGGATCGTCTACGACATCAAGAAGTACTCCATCCACGACGGGCCGGGTATCCGGACCACCTTTCACCTCAAGGGGTGTCCCCTGTCCTGTTGGTGGTGCCACAACCCGGAGAGCCAGTCTCTCCTCCCCGTGGTCCTCTACCGGAAAGACCGGTGCATCGGCTGCGGCCGGTGCGTGGAGTCCTGTCCCCACAAGGCCCTCTCCTTCGTGAACGACGGGGTGCACGTGGACCTCTCCCGCTGCGTTGGCTGCGGGGTCTGCGCGTCCGTCTGTCCCTCCCTGGCCCTGGAGCTGGTGGGGCGGACCTTGACGGTCCCCGAGCTGGTGGCGGAAGCGAGGAAGGACGAGCTTTTCTACGACCAGTCCGGCGGCGGGGTCACCTTCTCCGGAGGGGAACCCCTCATGCAGCCGGAGTTTCTCCTGGAGGTCCTGGAGGCCTGCGGGGCCGCAGGGTTCCACCGGGCCGTGGACACCTGCGGCTTCGCCCCGGAGGAGACGATCCTCCGGGTGGCGCGACACACGGACCTCTTCCTCTACGACCTCAAGCACATGGACCCGGAGGCGCATCGGCTCTACACGGGGGTGGACAACGTGCTCATCCTGTCCAATCTCCGGCGTCTCGACGAGGCGGGAGCCCGCCTGAACATCCGGGTCCCCCTGATCCCCGGGATCAACGACTCCCCGGAGAACCTGGATGCCCTGGGGCGCTTCGTGGCGTCCCTGAACCACGTCGCAGGGTTGAATCTCCTGCCGTACCACACGGCGGGGCGAAGCAAGTATCCGAAGTGGGGGATGACGTATCGCCTGGAGGAGACCCCTCCGCCCACGGAGCACCAGGTTCGCGTCGCCGCGGAGGCTCTGAGGCGTCAGGGACTGGAGGTCACGATTGGAGGATGA
- a CDS encoding GntR family transcriptional regulator — MEEPHFILKSLREQVYEYLKREMNDGRLKQGAFLNLNEISKELGMSKTPLRDALFQLEAEGFVTIYPRRGVMVNQLDLETIRNIYEILGALEGSVMVHVALKFREEDAKRMYLLNEGMKASLEENDFDLFYRQNLEYHDTYLGLSENGDLLHTVKILKERLYDFPRNKGFVREWEINSTREHDDLVELVSRKDFNGAAEFIRDVHWSFSVQERFIRKYYFARQNELDEKKGA; from the coding sequence ATGGAGGAACCTCATTTCATCCTGAAGTCGCTCCGAGAGCAGGTTTACGAATATCTGAAACGGGAGATGAACGACGGTCGCCTGAAGCAGGGCGCCTTTCTGAACCTCAACGAGATCAGCAAGGAGCTGGGCATGAGCAAGACCCCTCTGCGGGACGCCCTTTTTCAGCTGGAGGCGGAGGGGTTCGTGACCATCTACCCGAGGCGGGGCGTGATGGTGAACCAGCTCGACCTGGAGACCATCCGCAACATCTACGAGATTCTGGGCGCCTTGGAGGGTTCTGTGATGGTCCACGTGGCCCTCAAGTTCCGGGAAGAGGACGCCAAGCGCATGTACCTCCTCAACGAGGGGATGAAGGCCTCCCTGGAGGAGAACGATTTCGACCTTTTCTATCGTCAGAACCTGGAGTACCACGACACCTACCTGGGGCTTTCGGAAAACGGGGACCTGCTCCATACCGTGAAGATCCTCAAGGAGCGGCTCTACGACTTTCCCCGCAACAAGGGTTTCGTCCGGGAATGGGAGATCAACTCCACCCGGGAGCACGACGATCTGGTGGAGCTGGTGAGCCGAAAGGACTTCAACGGGGCCGCGGAGTTCATCCGGGACGTGCACTGGTCCTTCTCGGTCCAGGAACGGTTCATTCGCAAGTACTACTTCGCCCGGCAGAACGAGCTGGACGAAAAGAAGGGCGCCTGA
- a CDS encoding FAD-dependent oxidoreductase yields the protein MKGWERLAWALCCILLVSGGAWGAPRYDVVVVGAGAGGCAAAIQGARMGARVALVEESSWIGGQMTGAAVSTMDDQGRNRSGIYRELLDRVREHYARLGRGISTCYWGADTAAFEPRVGQQVLTDLLREAQGSGGSVDLFLRTRPVAAAREGDRLVAVSFLREGLFPLELSGKVFVDATECGDLIPLTGARYRAGNRISPNLDLEANIQDLTQVAVVRRYPEGLPRELRVPADPPGYREALPRFRKVVTRDGNRWPGKYPFDIPSHNAYRGLPDPANPLPVSADVPDTWGNVTKTGINWANDYPANGGEKPGLSVRYLEDRATRREVDRLALLRTLQFLRYFQTELGLEDWSVDRDQGFSGPSASRWESWKVLSPDLAPILESFPPFPYVRESRRILGLLTLTASDIRRDRSTGKALKRFPHAFALGEYPIDIHGSHLDRYLEHDLGEGADTFPKTWVPSEGVFQVPFEVFVPERVDGLVAAEKNLSVSRMVNGAIRLQPIALLTGQAAGALAALAAREGVPPRAVDPLKVQVALWQGRSHLSMDRFDDVPDESPWWPGVEAATLYGWLAPFSDRSFAPLLPLSARQAAGLLAAAGFEAPEAWSAAPSGTWVSREEFSRVLEGGALRGPESVTRGEALREVLRRRTTNP from the coding sequence ATGAAGGGATGGGAACGGCTGGCGTGGGCGCTCTGCTGCATCCTCTTGGTTTCCGGAGGGGCCTGGGGGGCTCCCCGGTACGACGTGGTGGTGGTGGGGGCCGGGGCGGGGGGCTGCGCCGCAGCCATCCAGGGGGCCCGCATGGGAGCCCGGGTGGCGTTGGTGGAGGAGTCTTCCTGGATCGGGGGGCAGATGACCGGGGCGGCGGTGTCCACCATGGACGACCAGGGACGCAACCGTTCCGGGATCTACCGGGAGCTTCTGGACCGGGTCCGGGAGCACTACGCCCGCCTGGGTCGGGGGATCTCCACCTGCTACTGGGGGGCGGACACGGCGGCCTTCGAGCCCCGGGTGGGGCAGCAGGTCCTCACCGATCTGCTCCGGGAGGCCCAGGGAAGCGGCGGGTCCGTGGACCTGTTCCTGCGCACCCGTCCCGTGGCGGCCGCCCGGGAGGGAGACCGGCTGGTGGCCGTGTCGTTCCTGCGGGAGGGGTTGTTCCCCCTGGAACTCTCCGGGAAGGTCTTCGTGGACGCCACGGAGTGCGGCGACCTGATCCCCCTGACCGGGGCCCGATACCGGGCGGGAAACCGCATCTCCCCGAACCTGGACCTGGAGGCGAACATCCAGGACCTCACCCAGGTGGCGGTGGTGCGGCGGTACCCCGAGGGACTCCCCCGGGAGCTTCGGGTTCCCGCAGACCCGCCGGGGTACCGGGAGGCCCTGCCCCGTTTCCGCAAGGTGGTGACCCGGGACGGGAACCGGTGGCCCGGGAAGTATCCCTTCGACATCCCCTCCCACAACGCCTACCGGGGGCTTCCGGACCCCGCCAACCCCCTGCCCGTATCGGCGGACGTGCCGGACACCTGGGGGAACGTGACCAAGACGGGGATCAACTGGGCAAACGACTACCCCGCCAACGGGGGGGAGAAGCCGGGGCTTTCGGTGCGTTATCTGGAGGACCGGGCCACCCGGAGGGAGGTGGACCGACTGGCCCTTCTGCGGACCCTCCAGTTCCTGCGCTACTTCCAGACGGAACTGGGCCTGGAGGACTGGTCCGTGGACCGGGACCAGGGCTTCTCCGGCCCCAGCGCCTCCCGCTGGGAGTCCTGGAAGGTCCTCTCCCCGGACCTGGCCCCGATCCTGGAGAGCTTCCCTCCCTTTCCCTACGTCCGGGAAAGCCGTCGCATCCTGGGGCTTCTCACCCTCACCGCCTCGGACATCCGCCGGGACCGGAGCACCGGGAAGGCCCTGAAGCGCTTCCCCCACGCCTTCGCCCTGGGGGAGTACCCCATCGACATCCACGGCAGCCACCTGGACCGCTACCTGGAGCACGACCTGGGGGAGGGGGCGGATACCTTCCCCAAGACCTGGGTGCCCAGCGAGGGGGTCTTCCAGGTGCCCTTCGAGGTGTTCGTGCCGGAGCGGGTCGACGGCCTGGTGGCGGCGGAGAAGAACCTGTCCGTCTCCCGGATGGTGAACGGGGCGATCCGTCTCCAGCCCATCGCCCTGCTCACGGGGCAGGCGGCGGGAGCCCTGGCTGCCCTGGCGGCCCGGGAGGGGGTGCCCCCCCGGGCGGTGGATCCCCTGAAGGTGCAGGTTGCCCTCTGGCAGGGGCGATCCCATTTGTCCATGGACCGGTTCGACGACGTGCCCGACGAGTCTCCCTGGTGGCCCGGGGTGGAGGCGGCGACCCTGTACGGCTGGCTGGCCCCCTTCTCGGACCGGTCCTTCGCCCCCCTGTTGCCCCTTTCCGCCCGTCAGGCTGCGGGGCTGCTGGCCGCAGCGGGGTTCGAGGCTCCCGAGGCCTGGTCGGCGGCCCCCTCGGGGACCTGGGTCTCCCGGGAGGAGTTCTCCCGGGTCCTGGAGGGAGGGGCGCTGAGGGGACCCGAGTCCGTGACCCGGGGAGAGGCTCTCCGAGAGGTCCTCCGCAGGAGGACGACGAATCCGTAA
- the nifJ gene encoding pyruvate:ferredoxin (flavodoxin) oxidoreductase, protein MRPKVTLDGNEAAAYVAHATNEVIAIYPITPSSNMGEWADQWSSEGRPNIWGAVPSVTEMQSEAGASGAYHGALQAGALGTTFTASQGLLLMIPNMYKIAGELTSTVMHVSARTLAAHALSIFGDHADVMAVRSTGWALLASASVQEVMDLALVAQAATLEGRVPVLHFFDGFRTSHEVSKVEQLGYDDMKALIDDDLVRAHRDRAMNPDAPFIRGTAQNPDTFFQSMESRNPYYYAMSDSVQRAMDRFAKVVGRRYHLFDYVGAPDAERVLVLMGSGADVAQECVEHLVSKGEKVGLVKVRLFRPFRSDLLLEALPATVRAVATLDRCKEPGAPGEPLYMDVLEALSHRPDVMVVGGRYGLSSKDFTPAMVKGVYDELNKLEPKNGFTVGIEDDVTGLSLEYDRSFDTEDPKTVRCLFFGLGSDGTVGANKNSIKIIGEDTDNYAQGYFVYDSKKSGGLTTSHLRFGPKPLRSSYLIDKAGFVACHQFSFLERLNVLKNAVPGGVFLLNSPFGPEEVWNHLPRTIQGEILTKKLRFYVIDAVTIAKETGMGNRINTIMQTCFFAISGVLPKDEAIGAIKKSIKKTYGKKGEAVVKQNIDAVDATLANLYEVKVPGEVTSSFDLKPPVSPEAPAFVREVLAPMMVDDGDSVPVSALPVDGTYPSGTTQYEKRNTAIDIPVWDPATCIQCGKCSLVCPHAAIRAKVYDPKLLEGAPATFKSTDAKWKDFPGMKFTVQVAPEDCIGCGLCVQNCPAKNKAEPERKAINMELQMPLRDAEAANWDYFLALPEMDRGKVNHGTVKDVQLLHPLFEFSGACGGCGETPYVKLTSLLFGDRMMVANATGCSSIYGGNLPTTPWTVNAQGRGPVWNNSLFEDCAEFGLGFRLALDQKADYASLLLRKLAPEVGDDLVASILEAKQATEGEIFQQRERIAVLEDKLCRMGTPEATELLSVAYALAKRSVWIMGGDGWAYDIGYGGLDHVLSTSRNVNVLVLDTEVYSNTGGQMSKSTPRGAVAKFAAGGKRQGKKDLALMAMTYGHVYVARVAMGANDGQCIKAFLEAEAYDGPSLIIAYSHCINHGFDLRHGLEQQKKAVESGHWVLMRYNPDLAQEGKNPLVLDSKDPTLPLKDYVYNETRYKMLTKMHPEVAAQLLAEEEKDLKSRWRTYKYLASMPWEN, encoded by the coding sequence ATGCGACCGAAAGTAACCCTGGACGGTAACGAAGCGGCGGCGTACGTAGCTCACGCCACCAACGAGGTCATTGCCATCTACCCGATCACCCCTTCCTCCAACATGGGGGAGTGGGCGGATCAATGGAGTTCCGAGGGGCGCCCCAACATCTGGGGAGCCGTTCCCAGCGTCACGGAGATGCAGAGCGAGGCCGGGGCCAGCGGGGCCTACCACGGAGCGCTGCAGGCGGGTGCCCTGGGCACCACCTTCACCGCATCCCAGGGGCTGCTGCTCATGATCCCCAACATGTACAAGATCGCAGGGGAACTCACCAGCACGGTGATGCACGTCTCCGCGCGAACCCTGGCGGCCCATGCCCTCTCCATCTTCGGGGACCACGCGGACGTCATGGCGGTGCGTTCCACCGGGTGGGCCCTGTTGGCCTCCGCCTCGGTGCAGGAGGTCATGGACCTGGCCCTCGTCGCCCAGGCGGCTACCCTGGAGGGACGGGTGCCCGTCCTGCACTTCTTCGACGGGTTCCGCACGAGCCACGAGGTCTCCAAGGTGGAACAGCTGGGCTACGACGACATGAAGGCCCTGATCGACGACGATCTGGTGCGGGCACACCGGGATCGGGCCATGAATCCCGATGCCCCCTTCATCCGGGGCACCGCCCAGAACCCGGACACCTTCTTCCAGTCCATGGAGTCCCGGAATCCCTACTACTACGCCATGTCCGACTCGGTGCAGCGGGCCATGGACCGGTTCGCCAAGGTCGTGGGTCGGCGGTACCACCTCTTCGACTACGTGGGGGCTCCCGACGCGGAGCGGGTGCTGGTCCTCATGGGCTCCGGCGCCGACGTGGCCCAGGAGTGCGTGGAGCACCTGGTGTCCAAGGGGGAGAAGGTGGGCCTCGTGAAGGTTCGTCTCTTCCGGCCCTTCCGTTCGGACCTGCTCCTGGAGGCCCTGCCCGCCACGGTACGGGCGGTGGCGACCCTGGACCGCTGCAAGGAGCCGGGAGCCCCGGGGGAGCCTCTCTACATGGATGTTCTGGAGGCCCTGTCCCATCGCCCCGACGTGATGGTGGTGGGAGGGCGGTACGGCCTCTCCTCCAAGGACTTCACCCCCGCCATGGTGAAGGGGGTCTACGACGAGCTGAACAAGCTGGAGCCCAAGAACGGATTCACCGTGGGCATCGAGGACGACGTGACGGGGCTTTCCCTGGAATACGACCGCTCCTTCGACACGGAGGATCCCAAGACGGTGCGCTGCCTCTTCTTCGGCCTGGGTTCCGACGGGACGGTGGGGGCCAACAAGAACTCCATCAAGATCATCGGGGAGGACACGGACAACTACGCCCAGGGCTACTTCGTCTACGACTCCAAGAAGTCCGGAGGCCTCACCACGTCCCACCTGCGCTTCGGGCCCAAGCCCCTGCGCTCCTCCTACCTCATCGACAAGGCGGGTTTCGTGGCCTGCCACCAGTTCTCCTTCCTGGAGCGGCTGAACGTCCTCAAGAACGCCGTCCCCGGAGGGGTCTTCCTGCTCAACAGCCCCTTCGGCCCCGAGGAGGTCTGGAACCACCTCCCCCGGACCATCCAGGGGGAGATCCTGACCAAGAAGCTCCGCTTCTACGTCATCGACGCGGTGACCATCGCCAAGGAGACGGGCATGGGCAACCGCATCAACACCATCATGCAGACCTGCTTCTTCGCCATCAGCGGGGTGCTTCCCAAGGACGAGGCCATCGGGGCCATCAAGAAGTCCATCAAGAAGACCTATGGCAAGAAGGGCGAGGCGGTGGTGAAGCAGAACATCGACGCCGTGGACGCCACCCTGGCGAACCTCTACGAGGTGAAGGTCCCGGGAGAGGTCACCAGCTCCTTCGACCTGAAGCCCCCCGTGTCCCCGGAGGCTCCCGCCTTCGTGCGGGAGGTGCTGGCCCCCATGATGGTGGACGACGGGGACTCGGTCCCCGTGTCCGCTCTCCCCGTGGACGGCACCTACCCCAGCGGCACCACCCAGTACGAGAAGCGCAACACCGCCATCGACATCCCCGTGTGGGATCCCGCCACCTGCATCCAGTGCGGCAAGTGCTCCCTGGTGTGTCCCCATGCGGCCATCCGGGCCAAGGTCTACGACCCCAAGCTGCTGGAGGGGGCTCCGGCCACCTTCAAGTCCACCGACGCCAAGTGGAAGGACTTCCCGGGGATGAAGTTCACCGTCCAGGTGGCCCCGGAGGACTGCATCGGCTGCGGCCTGTGCGTGCAGAACTGTCCCGCCAAGAACAAGGCGGAGCCGGAGCGCAAGGCCATCAACATGGAGCTTCAGATGCCCCTGCGGGATGCGGAGGCGGCCAACTGGGACTACTTCCTCGCCCTGCCGGAGATGGACCGAGGCAAGGTGAACCACGGGACGGTGAAGGACGTGCAGCTCCTGCACCCCCTCTTCGAGTTCTCCGGGGCCTGCGGCGGCTGCGGCGAGACCCCCTACGTCAAGCTCACCTCCCTGCTCTTCGGGGACCGCATGATGGTGGCCAACGCCACGGGGTGCTCCTCCATCTACGGGGGCAACCTGCCCACCACCCCCTGGACTGTGAACGCCCAGGGCCGGGGCCCCGTCTGGAACAACTCCCTCTTCGAGGACTGCGCGGAGTTCGGCCTGGGCTTCCGCCTGGCCCTGGACCAGAAGGCGGATTACGCCTCCCTCCTGCTGAGGAAACTGGCCCCGGAGGTGGGGGATGACCTGGTGGCCTCCATCCTGGAGGCGAAGCAGGCCACGGAGGGGGAGATCTTCCAGCAGCGGGAGCGCATCGCCGTGCTGGAGGACAAGCTGTGCCGGATGGGGACCCCGGAGGCGACGGAACTGCTCTCGGTGGCCTACGCCCTGGCCAAGCGCAGCGTCTGGATCATGGGCGGGGACGGCTGGGCCTACGACATCGGCTACGGCGGCCTGGACCACGTGCTCTCCACGAGCCGGAACGTCAACGTCCTGGTGCTGGACACGGAGGTCTACTCCAACACGGGCGGGCAGATGTCCAAGTCCACCCCCCGGGGTGCGGTGGCCAAATTCGCCGCCGGAGGCAAGCGTCAGGGCAAGAAGGACCTGGCCCTCATGGCCATGACCTACGGGCATGTCTACGTGGCCCGGGTGGCCATGGGCGCCAACGACGGGCAGTGCATCAAGGCGTTCCTGGAGGCGGAGGCCTATGACGGGCCCTCCCTCATCATCGCCTACAGCCACTGCATCAACCACGGTTTCGATCTGCGCCACGGCCTGGAGCAGCAGAAGAAGGCGGTGGAATCGGGGCACTGGGTGCTGATGCGCTACAACCCCGACCTGGCCCAGGAGGGCAAGAACCCCCTGGTGCTGGACAGCAAGGACCCCACCCTTCCGTTGAAAGACTACGTCTACAACGAGACCCGCTACAAGATGCTCACCAAGATGCATCCGGAGGTGGCGGCGCAGCTTCTGGCGGAGGAGGAGAAGGACCTCAAGTCCCGGTGGCGCACCTACAAGTACCTGGCCTCCATGCCCTGGGAGAACTAA